ccatatctcctgcttttaagaagaaccctagttactccagaggatacactggatgaagggatagtttttataataccctaagtatgataaagtgtttaaaaaaagctacaatagctatttttgttgaatgatttatgaaaagtcaaataacttgcttttatgttgagataacagtctaaagaagataaaaatgacatattttaatgcttggtgtccttacttaaaaaatgacagactttgatatacatacctttttgaatttttgtttcaattttcaatttccgcctaaactacatgtgtgtttaagtgtgaaaaattgaaaatggtattgataaaaactttgcataattgaaactaataactatctgtgaacatcctgtccaaatttggtgaaattctgattcccagagatacatgtgataaggctagagctgtcccttttggagaagccctaaaTTTGACCTgttttcgttttttggtaagatgcataaaacatccaaaaaaagttattttgcaatAAGAAAATTTTATACaaccatccgtttcataaactagacatgttcaagttgtgaaaaaatatggttgtgctttgttctatctcgggtaggggtatctcgaaaactaaagccttttttGGGGGTTTGTTCCTCTACTAAATTTGTCTGCTCTTCGTTTGAGCTTATGGTGATGCTGTTAGTCATCTTCtctaatatacagtatatattttttttttcactgtgtccagcagctgttggtgagtaaagaagagcttccacctgagcagcaggagttgagccacattctggaccaggaggacccTGAGTCCCCACAGATtaaagaggaacaggaggaactgtggatcagtcaggaggaagaacagcttcaaggactggaggaggctgataccaccatgttccccttcactcctgtctctgtgaagagtgaagatgatgaagagaaacctcagtcctcacagcttcatcagagacaaactgaacagatggaaacaggagttgatggagaggactgtggaggagcagaaccagagagggactcagatccagagagacatttacaaccagagactgaggtcAAGACTGAAGACTCTGATGAACCTGAGACTGATGACATAGAAGATTGTAAGGAGACCAGAGAGAATCAGTCAGGTATGACCTCTGTCGAAAACATTGAAGATAAGAGATCAAATAAACCACATACCTGTTCCAAGTGTTGTAAGTCATTCAAAAAGAAACGGGATCTGACCAGACACATAAgaattcacacaggagagaaacccttcagctgctctgaatgTGGAAAAAGGTTTAACCAAAAAGGAAGTCTGGCGATACACTCTTTACttcacagagaggagaaaccctttggctgctctgagtgtggtaaaagatttaaccatAAGCCTACTCTGAAACTTCACATGGCGCGTCACAGAGGTGAGAAACGCTACAGCTGCTCTCTTTGTGACCAAAGGTTCTGTTGGTCTAATCAGTTAAAGAGACACAAGTGTGTTGGAGGTCAGGCTTCAAAACCCGAGAGTTATTTACAAGCAGAGACTGAGCCTGCAAACTCCTCTGTACATGAGACTGAAGACAGTGATGAGTATTGGAAGGATACCAAAGAACATAGGCCAGGTGTAAACTCtgtagaaaacatgaaaaaggcTTTCACTTATCAGAGACATAAAGTTTTAGTAAATGATGGACGTTGTTCTGGGGAGAGACAATTTGGCTGTTCTGAAGATGTTGCTAAACATGAATTCATGAAACACAACACTGTCAACATTGAACCATGCAGTAAGGCTGAGCACCTTCAGTCAGGTCTGAACTATCTGAAAAACGGTGGAGAGGTTTCCTCCTGCGATTCTTTGACATGTAATGAATCATCCAAAAACACTGACACTCTGctcaaacagcagaaatgtaACGATGGGCAGAGGCCATTTAGTTGCCTATTTTGTGAGAAAAGATTTGCTACAGAAGATTGTTTGACAAGACATACATCTTTCCATACAAGAGAGAAACGACTCAGATGCATTCATTGTGAGAAAAGGTTTACTCAGGAGTCAGACTTCATCAGCCatatgtgtgttggtgtgtcctCAGAACCTTATCAGAGCCAGACTGAAGAACAGATTACAGACAAATCTCTAAACTGTCCTCACTGTGGGAAAGGATTTGTCAGTCAGCACAATCTGCTGGTGCACATGAAGATTCATTCAGGAGAGGAAGTGTTTAGTTGCTCAgtttgtgttcaaacatttGCCAGCCATGAAAGCTTAAGATGTAATTTGGCTTGTCAGACTGTGAAGAAGCATTTTTGTTGTTCAGTTTGTAATACAGGTTTCACTGACAGTGAATCTTTGATTAAACACATGAGAGTCCACGTTGGACAAACACAGTTCAGATGCTCAATTTGTGATCAAGAATTTGTCTGGAGAAGACATCTGACAAAACATATGGAGGTCCACACATCTGAGAAAATCTACAGCTGCATAGTTTGTGATCAAAGATTCTTTTGGTCCTCTCAGTTAAAAGAACACAAGTGTGTTGGAGGTCAGGCTTCAGAGTTTCATCAAAatcaaactgaggagaaaagagaggcagaaacaggagatgatggagaggactgtggaggagcagaaccagagagggactcagatccagagagacatttacaaccGGAGACTGAAGACACTGATGGGCAAGAGACTACAGAACATCAGTCAGGTTTAAGCTCTGTAGAAAACATTGAAGATAAGagatcaaataaatcaaataccTGTTCTGACTGTTGTAAATCATTCAAAAAGAAACGGGATCTGACCAGACACATAAGAATTCACACGGGAGAGAAACCTtttagctgctctgtttgcagtcaaaGATTTATCCTCAAGTCTGCTCTGATACTTCACATGGCTcatcacagaggagagaaaccctATGACTGCTCTGTTTGTGACCTAAGATTATTTTGGCCCAAACAGTTAAAAAGACACAAGTGTGTTGGAGGTCAGGATGCAGATCTTCAAAatcaaactgaggagaaaagagaggcagaaacaggagttgatggagaggactgtggaggagcagaaccaaagagggactcagatccagagagacatttacacccAGAGACTGAAGACTCTTCTGAGGCTGAGACTGAAGACAGTGAAGATTGGAGAGAAACCAGACCAAATCAGTCAGGTTTAGATTCTCTAACAAATGTCTCCCAGAGTGCAGCAACATTTGACTCTGATAGGAAATATGATTTCTGCTCTGACTCTGATCAAAACTTTAACAACAACCACCTTCTGGAACGCCATAGAAACAATCACACAGAAGATAAACTTTTCAGTGGCTCAGGATGTGAGAACCAGTtaacagaaagaggaaatatGGGCCAACACATGATAGCCCACATAGGGCTACTCAGAGGGGCAAAGCAGGAGGAACAAGAACCCCCACTTATCAAGGAGGAACAGCAAGAATTCAGGATCAGTCAGGCTGATACCACCAtgttccccttcactcctgtctctgtgaagagtgaagatgatgaagagaaacctcagtcctcacagcttcatcagagacaaactgaacagatggaaacaggagttgatggagaggactgtggaggagcagaaccagagagatGTTTACAAATACAGACTGAGGTTAAGACTGAAGACTCTTGTCAATCTGATGATAGTGTAGACAGTGATTTTTGGAAAGAGACAAGAGATCGCCAGCCAGGTTTCAAATCTgtagaaaacactgaagagcaTAGACCGGCGactgaaaagaaatcaaataactGCTCTGAGTGTAACAAAACATTCCTAACGAAATGGCTTTTGAACCAACACATGCGAATTCACACAggggagaaacccttcagctgctctgtttgcaacAAATGTTTCAATGTAAAGGGAAGTCTGACTAAACACATGTTGCTTCACAcgggagagaaacccttcagctgctccgagtgtggtaaaagatttgACCGAAGAGGCAGTTTGAACAGACACAAGAtagttcacacaggagagaaaccctttaGCTGTTCTGTTTGCACCAAAAGATTTAATCAAAGATCGAGTCTAAAACGTCACATGGCAcattacagaggagagaaacagtTTAGCTCCTCTGATTGCAGTAAAATATAATGCCAAAAGGGGGTCTGATCAAAGTGCCCGTTTAGCCCAGTTGCTAAAGCAGCAAATTCTTGCTTTCCTTTTTctgcacaaagacaacaacttCATTTCTGCCACTTTTTTGCTACAAAAGCTAAGGTGATGTTTTGTATATGTATCTTCTCAATGCCTTAAATCTTCTGATACAGTTTACCATGGAGTGTCGAAGTTCATAACAAATCTTAAAAGTCACGATTTGTACTCCTTTTcaatcagtgtaaataagtctcggAGCTCCTCACAACATGtctatgaagtttcttgttctaaatccactctgatcctgtatttgatcatcatctatttcagccctgctcagagcaggctgtttctgtgtctgtacctttaaatatgtaaacacCAAACTGGTTTGTTCCTAATCACTCTGTAAATCGTACCACcatctttctttccctctctatTTCACTCAAGTTATTATGTTACATTATTTGACATAACTTTAAAGTGCTGTTGTAATGGTAGTGTGCACACTGCTTTGCCCATTTTGTGTGCCAAATAGAGGCAACCCAGCACACAGCAGGGGTGTGATGTGCTATAGTGGTCACATGGTTTggtaaattgaaaaaaatgtttgtttctctcagtatctctgtaaatatttttttgtgtctcaaTTAAAACTTATTAAAATATTGTCTGAATATTATTGTTTAAGATTgtgtaataatgaaaataatacattttatttgtaacaaACTTTAAATCTGAAAGTGCTACAGagttgaaaatataaacaattacatcaataaaaaacaaagtcaggaaGTCAGCTAAGGAAACTGAAAACACTAGCAAAAGGCTCTGTGAAAGAGGGGTTTGAAGGATCCTTTTCAAAGCGTCCATAGATTGTGGTGCCCTCGAGGTTAGGTAGAGCATTCTACAGACTGGGAGCCGTGGAGCAGAAGGCCCAGTCTTTGCTCCACGCTCCTCCTCAGTGTGTCTGCTGTGTACAATCATGCATGTGGCACATCAGCGTATTATTGAttatttcaatctttttttgagATATCTATTAATTTGATATATATCATGATATACAATGATCATTAAGGACCAATTTTTTCTTGATAACATGTCacataccccccctccccacccatACATGTACTCACACATACattatacacacatatacattacAATAACATAACCATACCAGGGGAAACAGgaacagaaaaatatatatattcagtactgtgcaaaagttttagGCAGGTGTGAAAAAATGCTGTAAACTAAGAATGctttcaaaaatataaataatgattgtttatttttatcaatttacaaaatgcaaagtgagcgaacaaaagaaaaatcaaaatcacATCAATATTTGGTGTTACTACCCTTTGCCTTCAAACCAGCATCAATTCTTATAGGTACTGTTGGAGCCATGGATTGGTATAATTGTCTTTGTggtatttatttaaggttaaggtagtctgttatatattggtgttttgggttattgattattatatcatttattaggATTGTGTTGAGTGGGGGGATGTCGGGTCACATGGGTATGGGCGGAGTTGTATtgatttaactcacctgttcacctttttGTTCTCAGTGGAGGAGAGGGGTTGAGCTGGGTTGCCGTATTTTTTGTTGACCGCTATTGTTTCTGGTTCACTGTGACTATGAGTTAATGCACGTTATTATAAGTTAAGTTGATTATCTTTTTtatgttaataaaaaagtaaaacttaTTTTTACGTATCACAGTATTCTTTTGAAAGCGCTTCGGACAAATACATTAGGCCCAACCTTAGCCTCTCAGCGGCTTCATATTCAGGAACGCCGCTACAGGTACACTTGCAAAAAGTCAGGGATTTTGTAGGATTGTAGTCAGGTGTATGATCAACCAATTATACCAAACAGGTGCTAATGCTCATCAATGTCACATGTAGGTTGAAATGCAGTCAttaactgaaacagaaacagctgtgtAGGAGGCTTAAAACTGGGTGAGGAACAGCCAAACTCTGCTTCCAAGGTGAGGTTGTGGAAGACAGTTTCATGCCACAGGTCATACACTATGGCAAGACTGAGCACAGCAACAAGACACAAGATAGTTACACTGCATCAGCAAGGTCTCTCCCAGACAAATATTTCAAAGCAGACTGGTGTTTCAAGATGTGCTGTTCAAGCTCTTttgaaaaagcacaaagaaacgGGCAACGTTGAGGATCGTAGACGCAGTGGTCGGCCAAGGAAACTTAGTGCAGCagatgaaaaacacatcaagCTTATTTCCCTTCGAAATCGGAAGATGTCCAGCAGTGCCATCAGCTCTGAACTGGCAGAAACCAGTGGGACCTAGGTACACCCATCTACTGTCCGGAGAAGTCTGGCCAGAAGTGGTCTTCATGGAAGAGTTACAGCCAAAAAGCCATACCTCCGACATGGAAACAAGGCCAAGCGACTCAACTATGCACGAAAACATAGGAACTGGGGTGCAGAAAAATGGCAGCAGGTGCTCTGGACTGATG
The Labrus mixtus chromosome 12, fLabMix1.1, whole genome shotgun sequence genome window above contains:
- the LOC132984438 gene encoding zinc finger protein Xfin-like, which produces MFPFTPVSVKSEDDEEKPQSSQLHQRQTEQMETGVDGEDCGGAEPERDSDPERHLQPETEVKTEDSDEPETDDIEDCKETRENQSGMTSVENIEDKRSNKPHTCSKCCKSFKKKRDLTRHIRIHTGEKPFSCSECGKRFNQKGSLAIHSLLHREEKPFGCSECGKRFNHKPTLKLHMARHRGEKRYSCSLCDQRFCWSNQLKRHKCVGGQASKPESYLQAETEPANSSVHETEDSDEYWKDTKEHRPGVNSVENMKKAFTYQRHKVLVNDGRCSGERQFGCSEDVAKHEFMKHNTVNIEPCSKAEHLQSGLNYLKNGGEVSSCDSLTCNESSKNTDTLLKQQKCNDGQRPFSCLFCEKRFATEDCLTRHTSFHTREKRLRCIHCEKRFTQESDFISHMCVGVSSEPYQSQTEEQITDKSLNCPHCGKGFVSQHNLLVHMKIHSGEEVFSCSVCVQTFASHESLRCNLACQTVKKHFCCSVCNTGFTDSESLIKHMRVHVGQTQFRCSICDQEFVWRRHLTKHMEVHTSEKIYSCIVCDQRFFWSSQLKEHKCVGGQASEFHQNQTEEKREAETGDDGEDCGGAEPERDSDPERHLQPETEDTDGQETTEHQSGLSSVENIEDKRSNKSNTCSDCCKSFKKKRDLTRHIRIHTGEKPFSCSVCSQRFILKSALILHMAHHRGEKPYDCSVCDLRLFWPKQLKRHKCVGGQDADLQNQTEEKREAETGVDGEDCGGAEPKRDSDPERHLHPETEDSSEAETEDSEDWRETRPNQSGLDSLTNVSQSAATFDSDRKYDFCSDSDQNFNNNHLLERHRNNHTEDKLFSGSGCENQLTERGNMGQHMIAHIGLLRGAKQEEQEPPLIKEEQQEFRISQADTTMFPFTPVSVKSEDDEEKPQSSQLHQRQTEQMETGVDGEDCGGAEPERCLQIQTEVKTEDSCQSDDSVDSDFWKETRDRQPGFKSVENTEEHRPATEKKSNNCSECNKTFLTKWLLNQHMRIHTGEKPFSCSVCNKCFNVKGSLTKHMLLHTGEKPFSCSECGKRFDRRGSLNRHKIVHTGEKPFSCSVCTKRFNQRSSLKRHMAHYRGEKQFSSSDCSKI